A genomic region of Phragmites australis chromosome 2, lpPhrAust1.1, whole genome shotgun sequence contains the following coding sequences:
- the LOC133905576 gene encoding uncharacterized protein LOC133905576, producing the protein MAAISGFCSSSRLSQPGLLHSAGRRRFKVTAMAPKKKVNRYDENWSKQWFGAGLFAEGSEEVSVDVFKKLERRKVLSTVEKAGLLSKAEELGVTLSSLERLGLLSKAEDLGLLSLVETAAGTSPSVLASISLPLLVAAVAAVVVVPDDSAALVAVQAVVAAVLAAGAAGLFVGSVVLAGLQESD; encoded by the exons ATGGCAGCAATCTCCGGTTTCTGCTCTTCGTCTCGCCTGTCCCAGCCAGGCCTCCTGCACTCCGCAGGGAGAAGGCGCTTCAAGGTCACCGCCATGGCTCCAAAGAAGAAG GTGAACCGTTACGACGAGAACTGGTCGAAGCAGTGGTTCGGCGCGGGCCTCTTCGCGGAGGGCAGCGAGGAGGTGTCCGTGGACGTGTTCAAGAAGCTGGAGCGGCGCAAGGTGCTGAGCACCGTGGAGAAGGCGGGGCTCCTGTCCAAGGCCGAGGAGCTCGGCGTCACGCTCTCCTCGCTGGAGCGCCTGGGCCTGCTCTCCAAGGCCGAGGACCTCGGCCTGCTCAGCCTCGTCGAGACCGCCGCCGGGACGTCGCCCTCCGTGCTCGCATCGATCTCACTGCCgctcctcgtcgccgccgttgccgccgTTGTCGTCGTGCCCGATGACTCCGCCGCGCTCGTCGCCGTGCAGGCTGTAGTCGCGGCGGTGCTCGCGGCCGGAGCCGCCGGGCTGTTCGTCGGATCAGTCGTGCTCGCCGGCCTGCAGGAGTCCGATTAA